The sequence AGGACTGTCTCGTAGTACTGCTGACCGAAGCCTTTCTCCCACACTTCTGGGTCTTTCATCACGCTGACGCGCGTGGGTGCGCCGCCGGCGATCACGCGCTGCTTGTCTACCGACTTAGAGGTGAGCCATGCGATGTAGGTCCATGCCGCATCGGCGTTCGCTGTGTTCTTAGGGATAGCCCAATGCCAAGCGCCTAGAACAGCTTTTCCACCAGGCACTTCGTACAGCGCGAACTTGCCTGCTAGCTCACCTGCGGGACCGTCTGGCTTGTTGAGCGTGGGCAGCATCCAGTTGTAGGAGATCATAGTTGCCGCCTCACCAGATGCCATGGCGCGCAAAGCTTCATCGAAGCCCCAGTTCACAGAGTTGGGTGGCGCCGCGTTCTTGTGCATCTCAATGTAAAGCGTGAGGGCTTTCTGCGCAGCCTCATTGTCGATGATCACATTGCCTGCGCTGTCAAGCAAGTTGCCGCCAGCTGCGTAGAGCCAGTTCTTCCACTCCTCGAAGATCTTGTAGCCCCTCTGCGGCTGCATGGCAGCGCCGAAGATGCCTTGCTCCTTGAAGAATTTTCCGATCTGGACGTATTCCTCTAGGGTTGTCGGCACCTGCAGCGGCTTGCCGTAAGTCTGCTGGTACTTAGCTTTGTAATCAGGGTTGTCGAAGAGGTCTTG is a genomic window of Anaerolineae bacterium containing:
- a CDS encoding extracellular solute-binding protein yields the protein QDLFDNPDYKAKYQQTYGKPLQVPTTLEEYVQIGKFFKEQGIFGAAMQPQRGYKIFEEWKNWLYAAGGNLLDSAGNVIIDNEAAQKALTLYIEMHKNAAPPNSVNWGFDEALRAMASGEAATMISYNWMLPTLNKPDGPAGELAGKFALYEVPGGKAVLGAWHWAIPKNTANADAAWTYIAWLTSKSVDKQRVIAGGAPTRVSVMKDPEVWEKGFGQQYYETVL